The genomic segment AAGAAGGTGGAAACAAACCAGTCATCATTAGCAACTCTTTGtctcccaaagaagaagaaaagttagTAGAAATACTCAAAACCAACAAAGGAGCGATTGGATGGTCAATCTCAGATCTCAAAGGTGTAAGTCCAATATATTGCATGCACAGGATATTCATGGAAGATGATTACAAACCAGTTGTCCAACCACAAAGGAGGCTCAATCCAGTGATGAAGGAGGAAGTGAGAAAAGAAGTGCTAAAGTTACTTGAAGCTGGCATTATTTATCCTATTTCTGATAGTGCATGGGTAAGCCCAGTACAGGTGGTACCAAAAAAACGTGGGATGAcagttatttataatgaaaaaaatgagctCATACCCACAAGGACTGTTACAGGTTGGAGGATATGCATTGACTACAGAAAGTTGAACAATGCTACTAGAAAGGATCACTTTCCCTTTCGTTTtatggatcagatgctagagAGATTGTCAGGTCAagctttttattgctttctgaATGGATATTCAAGTTACAATCAAATTTGGTGGATCCAAAAGACTAAGAGAAGACAGCTTTCACATGCCCATTTGGAGTTTTTGCTTATCGAAAAATGTCGTTtgggttatgtaatgctccagcaaCTTTTTAGAAATGCATGCAAGCTATTTTCGCAGATTTAATAGAAAAGTGCATTGaggtcttcatggatgattttattttatttttatcttgggTTGTTAGAACTTGATCGAATGTGTTGTGGTGGCAGTGGGAAAAATTGAAGGTGAGGTTGGATATATTATCTTTCCAGCTGGGTAAGGAGAACCTTTGGGATGATCCAATGCGCTCAGGTAAGAAGATTTCTTTATTCGAACAATCCCCTTGCTTGTGTGGACTATGAAATCCAGCTATAAGAAACTCTGTGAGGGTTTTGCCAGCGCAGGTAATGTGATTGTCATTTAGTCTGAACCGGTTAACGTGTTATTATAGTTGCAAGTTTTCTTTATCTAGTTTGGATTACGATTTGCAGGTTCTTCCATTCTGGACGAAGAGGAGCGGTTGGGGATAAAGAGGGACAAAGCTTGCCACAACCTTGTGTTCATCCAGTTTCCGATTCTAATGAAGTGGGTTGTGTTGGGAGGGGAAAGTTTGCACAGACAGCTTGCAGAGGAAACCAGGAGCGTTGTTCAGGAAGAAAACAGGGTGAGTCTCCGTGCGTTGGATAGGATGACTTTGACTAAATCCGTGGTGTACGAGGTGATGAGGATAGAGCCGGCAGTGTCGTTCCAGTACGGGAAGGCCAGGGAAGATCTTGTAGTAGAGAGCCATGATGTGGCGTACGTGATCAAGAAGGGTGAGATGATCCTTGGATATCAGTCGTTCGCTACGAAAGACCCTAAGATCTTTCAAAGAGCGGAGGAGTTTGTGGCCCACAGGTTTGTTTTGTAATAGTCTTACATACAAAAGACTTTGATGCTCAATAATCTGACTTGTGTGAAAAAGTAGAGTGGTGAtgagaagaataaaaagaataaaatttcatatataatctGGGAATGAGTATAGAGGGTCCGTTCTGAAAAAGCATTGTGATATGAAGTTGTGATAATTTTGTTGTAATGATTACTAGGCTACAACATATTATTATCATGGTTTGATTCTTGTTTAGCTTCCTCCTCTGGATTACAAGATTGGGCCAGGAGAAATCTGATGACAAGACACACACCCCTTGCTTCCTAAAACTCTCAATCATCACATCCAATGCCTCGCTGCTGTGGTCATACACTGTGAGGAGGCGTCTATTGGATTGAAATTGGAAAGGATCAACAACAATTTTAAAAGCAGATACCTCATTGGCAATGAAAACCAGGGTGTACTCAGCTTCAGAGAGATTCATGAAAGACATGATTCTCTTTCTGATTCTTGCTTCCAGTTCTGACTCGTGCCCACCGTAGAGAACCTAGGACTGCAAGTTCACCGACCTGTAGGATACATCAAAGAAGGAGGCGTCTAGTGTACAGTGCGACAAtgatgaggatgaagaagaaacaatCGAAGCACTAGGGCAAGGTCTCTGTTGTTGAGCGTAACGGAAATACAGAAAAATCTCATGGAATGGTTGTAACTGCTTTACAAGCAGTAGATGAGTATTTCAAAGAAAGTAAGAAGTTGTGTAAGGCATTCAACCCAACCATGCATGTTCTTAATTTATATTGGGGAGATACCGCCTCGGCTCAGTAGGAACCGAGGCGAAAAGTCCTtcgagaaaaaataatataaaaaaggaaaaattgtaCTGCCTCAGTTGTCTATGAACCGAGGTAAAatcctacttttttttttgcctcggttcagaatCGAGGCAAAAAGGCTACTCCTTTTTATCTCATCAGTATATGCTTCGGTTGCGGAACCGCTGTCtataagcgaaaataaccgctgtcgtttcccTTGACTTGGTactgattttataaataaataagccATAAAAGTTCATtgttaattatactttttatgtAGTTagcatatattttcttttaccaTGATTGAATGGTTGAAGTTTAAGGAGAGTTACTTTGCGTAAACGCCTAGTAGCTCCCATTGACTACTATCTACAAccaaataaaacaatttcactttttaaaagTTACTAGTGTTTgttgaaaaaagttaaaagaaaatcatgttttgtaaatataaaaaatttgaacatGTAATTAGTCATTGTGCAATTCAAATCATCAAATTGTAACATAGTGCAGATCCAACCCGCTATGAACAGAAATATCTTGCAACACACTACTAGGAATTGGTGAGTTAGAGACAAATCTTGATCATGAATAAAATCATGTTGTTGTGTCGATTGTGGTCAGTTGTCATATATTTTGTAACGTAATTAGGAGCCATTAAGAAACCTCCGCGAGGTTTACTTAAATGATTCGTTGCATAAAGCTGAACATCGGATTCCAATATAAccctatttatttattctttttttcgcAAATACATCACGAGAGAATGAATTCGAACACATGTTTATTTTCAGGTTTCTCTAAGGCAAACCAAACCATGCAAAAACAGTTGCTTGTTATTATTGGTTCCATACGTTACTCCTTTCTCATACCCAATAAATTCACTTCAAGCTTACGAAAAGAGATTTCTGATAGATTGTATTTGCATCGTGAATAGTGTTTTCCATAATTGCTaaggtaaattttttatagAGACTGTTATAAATGATTATTATCTTTTGACGGTGCAATACGTTATGTTCTTGATGTATCAATATTGTGAGATATTTCCTCTTTTGTTAGTAGAATTCTATGTTACGCTCAACAAATTAACATAATGGTTTGACTACATAACATAGGTTTTGGTAAGGATAGACAAGAAAATCTATATCAAGGAATATCTAATggtaaaatttgtaattaatactaaataaatattatgaataatttaaactttacgtgtttaaattcatatattctatattttttctatagTCTAATAATAATCAACAACAAGATCCAAACAAAATAGTACAATATTTTATTCCTCTattttctatgattttttttttcttcttcttcctccctcCACCTCTTCCACCTCCCACTACCCCTTCTCCTCATTGTATTTTGAGAAATTATTGGTGGAAAgcaattttgatattatgcAAGGAAGATAGTTTACTTGATCTAATTATGGGTTTTAAAGCTTTATAAGGATCTTATGTAAAACATTGAGTGTATTATTTTGTTGGTCAAAGTGTAACATAAGTATAGAGGTGAAATTATTCTTAAATGGTTATATAGTCTACTTTGATGGTGAATTGTGTTAGATCCTTGATGTCTCAACCTTGAGAACTCTCTATTTTCTTAGTACCTATGCCTTGCACATCCAATTACCATCTCATACAAGTGAAGAGTGCCCTACTACAATAGAAATGGACTTGGTTTACCCACATGACATAGGTCTCACGCTTCTTTTTGAAAAGATTGACGCTAAACATAAAGGTGACACTAGTATAGAAAAAGTTTTTGTACTTGTTAAAAGGGTTTTTTCTATCGATTCTGAAATCGATATAAAAGCAAGAGTTAT from the Vigna angularis cultivar LongXiaoDou No.4 chromosome 3, ASM1680809v1, whole genome shotgun sequence genome contains:
- the LOC128195992 gene encoding allene oxide synthase, chloroplastic-like, which encodes MKSSYKKLCEGFASAGSSILDEEERLGIKRDKACHNLVFIQFPILMKWVVLGGESLHRQLAEETRSVVQEENRVSLRALDRMTLTKSVVYEVMRIEPAVSFQYGKAREDLVVESHDVAYVIKKGEMILGYQSFATKDPKIFQRAEEFVAHRFVL